A single genomic interval of Streptomyces showdoensis harbors:
- the iolC gene encoding 5-dehydro-2-deoxygluconokinase, which yields MTSEPYDLITMGRLGVDLYPLQSGVELARVESFGKFLGGSPANVAVAAARLGSRTALVSRTGADPFGEYLHRELRAFGVDDRWVTDVAAHPTPVTFCEIFPPDHFPIHFYRRPKAPDLEIHPHELDLPALRAARALWMTGTGLSAEPSRTATLAALWERSERLDPDSALTVFDLDWRPALWEDPDEAPPLYREALRHATVAVGNLDECEVATGEREPYAAARALLAAGVRLAVVKQGPAGVLALAADGTAAELPPLPVEVVNGLGAGDAFGGALAHGLLAGRDLERVLREANAAGAIVAGRLACSPAMPYEDEIALALATGTGSIPERTP from the coding sequence ATGACGTCGGAGCCGTACGACCTGATCACGATGGGCCGGCTCGGCGTGGACCTCTATCCGCTGCAGAGCGGGGTGGAGCTGGCCCGGGTCGAGAGCTTCGGCAAGTTCCTCGGCGGCTCCCCGGCGAACGTCGCCGTCGCCGCCGCGCGCCTGGGCAGCAGGACCGCCCTCGTCAGCCGGACCGGCGCCGACCCCTTCGGCGAGTACCTCCACCGCGAACTGCGGGCGTTCGGCGTGGACGACCGGTGGGTCACCGACGTCGCCGCCCACCCGACCCCGGTCACCTTCTGCGAGATCTTCCCGCCCGACCACTTCCCGATCCACTTCTACCGCCGTCCCAAGGCCCCCGACCTGGAGATCCACCCCCACGAGCTGGACCTCCCCGCGCTCCGCGCCGCCCGCGCCCTGTGGATGACGGGCACCGGGCTGAGCGCCGAGCCCAGCCGGACCGCCACCCTCGCGGCGCTGTGGGAGCGGTCCGAGCGGCTCGACCCCGACAGCGCGCTCACCGTCTTCGACCTGGACTGGCGGCCCGCCCTCTGGGAGGACCCCGACGAGGCCCCGCCGCTCTACCGGGAGGCCCTGCGGCACGCCACGGTCGCCGTCGGCAACCTGGACGAGTGCGAGGTGGCCACCGGCGAGCGCGAGCCGTACGCCGCCGCCCGCGCCCTGCTCGCCGCGGGCGTGCGGCTCGCCGTCGTCAAACAGGGGCCCGCGGGCGTGCTCGCCCTGGCCGCCGACGGCACCGCCGCCGAGCTGCCGCCCCTGCCGGTGGAGGTCGTCAACGGCCTCGGCGCGGGCGACGCCTTCGGCGGGGCGCTCGCCCACGGTCTGCTGGCCGGCCGGGACCTGGAGCGCGTCCTGCGCGAGGCCAACGCGGCGGGCGCGATCGTCGCGGGCCGGCTCGCCTGCTCGCCCGCCATGCCGTACGAGGACGAGATCGCCCTCGCCCTGGCGACCGGCACCGGCTCGATCCCGGAGCGCACGCCATGA
- a CDS encoding 5-deoxy-glucuronate isomerase, with translation MDSARSLHLPAGTAARGPYAVDIDPERAGWTHSALRVLDLPPGGTHRFETGISEWVVLPLSGGGTVRVDGEILELVGRASVFDGVSDFAYVPRGAHVEIASGAGGRFALAGAKCERRLPARYGPAPEVPVETRGSGNRAREVRNFAAAGAFDCDRLIAVEVVTPGGNWSSYPPHKHDEHRPGEESVLEEIYYYEVAEAPGQAPGPAPGQAPGPTPGQDASRAPGRPPGRAYGYQRITPSRPGGAELLAEVRAGDAVLVPDGWHGPSIAQPGHPLYYLNVMAGPGPEREWKICFHPDHTEGYA, from the coding sequence ATGGACTCCGCACGCTCGCTCCACCTCCCCGCCGGGACCGCCGCCCGCGGCCCGTACGCCGTCGACATCGACCCCGAGCGGGCCGGCTGGACCCACAGCGCGCTGCGCGTGCTCGACCTCCCGCCCGGCGGCACCCACCGGTTCGAGACAGGTATCAGCGAATGGGTGGTGCTTCCGCTGTCCGGTGGCGGTACGGTGCGCGTCGACGGGGAAATCCTCGAACTCGTAGGCCGCGCCAGTGTGTTCGACGGGGTCTCGGACTTCGCCTATGTGCCCAGGGGCGCCCACGTCGAGATCGCCTCCGGTGCGGGAGGCCGCTTCGCTTTGGCAGGAGCGAAGTGCGAGCGACGACTCCCCGCCCGCTACGGCCCCGCGCCGGAGGTTCCCGTCGAGACCCGCGGCAGCGGCAACCGCGCCCGCGAGGTGCGCAACTTCGCCGCCGCCGGGGCCTTCGACTGCGACCGGCTGATCGCCGTGGAGGTGGTCACGCCCGGCGGCAACTGGTCCTCCTACCCACCGCACAAGCACGACGAGCACCGCCCCGGCGAGGAGTCCGTGCTGGAGGAGATCTACTACTACGAGGTGGCCGAGGCCCCGGGCCAGGCCCCCGGTCCCGCCCCGGGCCAGGCCCCCGGTCCCACCCCCGGCCAGGACGCGAGCCGGGCCCCGGGCAGGCCCCCCGGCCGCGCCTACGGCTACCAGCGCATCACCCCCTCCCGGCCCGGCGGCGCCGAACTCCTCGCCGAGGTCCGCGCCGGTGACGCCGTCCTCGTGCCCGACGGCTGGCACGGCCCCTCCATCGCCCAGCCCGGCCATCCGCTCTATTACCTGAACGTCATGGCGGGACCCGGTCCCGAACGGGAATGGAAGATCTGCTTCCACCCCGACCACACGGAGGGATACGCATGA
- the iolD gene encoding 3D-(3,5/4)-trihydroxycyclohexane-1,2-dione acylhydrolase (decyclizing), with amino-acid sequence MSVRLTVAQALVRFLAAQHTERDGVRRRLVTATWGIFGHGNVAGIGQALVEHPGLMPYHQGRNEQAMVHAAVGYARQSRRLRVHAVTTSIGPGATNLVTGAALATVNRLPVLLLPGDTFATRPADPVLQQLEVPYAGEVSVNDCLRPVSKYFDRITRPEALIPAALAAVRVLTDPAETGAVTLALPQDVQVEAYDWPEEFLAERTWTVRRPRPDRAELDAAVRALRDAERPLVVAGGGVKYSAAEDALRTLAERAGLPVATTQAGKGVLPYDHPCEVGGIGHTGTATADGLARTSDLIIGVGTRHTDFTTASGTLFHPEARFLNLNITGFDAHKQAALPLVADAREGLTALTEALGDHPRRDPARWADARRDWQARTDAAYTPESEDARPTQAQVLGALDTLVTGDDILINAAGSLPGDLHKLWRARSADQYHVEYGYSCMGYEIPAALGVALAAPGRPVWALVGDGTYLMNPTEIVTAVQEGLPIKLVVLQNHGYASIGGLSAAVGAERFGTDYRLRDPDGGFTGPPLPVDLAANAASLGMRVLRAHTMRDLREALADAREATVPTCVYVETETADSVSGPPPAQAWWDVPVAETSTRPSAVKAREEYDRHVTARRRHL; translated from the coding sequence ATGAGCGTCCGGCTCACCGTCGCCCAGGCCCTGGTGCGCTTCCTCGCCGCCCAGCACACCGAGCGCGACGGCGTGCGCCGCCGGCTCGTCACCGCGACCTGGGGCATCTTCGGCCACGGCAACGTCGCCGGGATCGGCCAGGCGCTCGTCGAGCACCCCGGGCTCATGCCGTACCACCAGGGCCGCAACGAACAGGCCATGGTGCACGCCGCCGTCGGCTACGCCCGCCAGTCCCGCAGGCTCCGGGTGCACGCCGTCACCACCTCCATCGGCCCCGGCGCCACCAACCTCGTCACCGGCGCCGCCCTCGCCACCGTCAACCGGCTGCCCGTCCTCCTGCTCCCCGGCGACACCTTCGCCACCCGCCCCGCCGACCCCGTCCTCCAGCAGCTCGAAGTGCCCTACGCGGGCGAGGTGTCCGTCAACGACTGCCTGCGGCCCGTGTCGAAGTACTTCGACCGGATCACCCGCCCCGAGGCGCTGATCCCGGCCGCCCTCGCCGCCGTACGGGTCCTCACCGACCCCGCCGAGACCGGCGCCGTCACCCTCGCCCTGCCCCAGGACGTGCAGGTCGAGGCGTACGACTGGCCCGAGGAGTTCCTCGCCGAACGGACCTGGACCGTGCGCCGCCCCCGCCCCGACCGGGCCGAGCTCGACGCCGCCGTCCGGGCGCTCCGGGACGCCGAGCGGCCGCTGGTCGTCGCCGGCGGGGGAGTGAAGTACAGCGCCGCCGAGGACGCCCTGCGCACCCTCGCCGAGCGGGCCGGCCTGCCCGTCGCCACCACCCAGGCCGGCAAGGGCGTCCTGCCGTACGACCACCCCTGCGAGGTCGGCGGCATCGGCCACACCGGCACCGCGACCGCCGACGGGCTCGCCCGCACCAGCGACCTGATCATCGGCGTCGGCACCCGCCACACCGACTTCACCACCGCCTCCGGCACCCTCTTCCACCCCGAGGCCCGCTTCCTCAACCTCAACATCACCGGCTTCGACGCCCACAAACAGGCCGCCCTGCCGCTCGTCGCCGACGCCCGCGAGGGCCTCACCGCCCTCACCGAGGCGCTCGGCGACCACCCCCGCCGCGACCCCGCCCGATGGGCCGACGCCCGGCGCGACTGGCAGGCGCGCACCGACGCCGCGTACACCCCGGAGAGCGAGGACGCACGCCCCACCCAGGCGCAGGTCCTCGGCGCACTCGACACCCTGGTCACCGGGGACGACATCCTGATCAACGCGGCCGGCTCGCTCCCCGGCGACCTCCACAAGCTGTGGCGGGCCCGGTCCGCCGACCAGTACCACGTCGAATACGGCTACTCGTGCATGGGCTACGAGATCCCCGCCGCCCTCGGCGTCGCCCTCGCCGCGCCCGGCCGGCCCGTCTGGGCGCTGGTCGGCGACGGTACGTACCTGATGAATCCCACCGAGATCGTCACCGCCGTCCAGGAGGGCCTGCCCATCAAGCTGGTCGTCCTGCAGAACCACGGCTACGCCTCGATCGGCGGCCTCTCGGCGGCCGTCGGCGCCGAGCGCTTCGGCACCGACTACCGGCTGAGGGACCCCGACGGCGGCTTCACCGGGCCGCCGCTGCCCGTCGACCTGGCCGCCAACGCCGCCTCCCTCGGCATGCGGGTGCTGCGTGCACACACCATGCGTGACCTGCGAGAAGCCCTCGCGGACGCCCGGGAGGCGACGGTTCCCACATGTGTCTACGTCGAGACCGAAACGGCAGACAGTGTGTCGGGCCCGCCCCCCGCCCAGGCGTGGTGGGATGTGCCCGTGGCCGAGACGTCGACCCGCCCGTCGGCGGTCAAGGCCCGCGAGGAGTACGACCGGCACGTCACCGCCCGACGCCGCCACCTGTAG
- the mmsA gene encoding CoA-acylating methylmalonate-semialdehyde dehydrogenase has protein sequence MTKTVNHWIGGKSVEGTSGNWGPVTDPATGAVTTQVALASVEEVDAAVAAAKDAFATWGTSSLAQRTTILFKFRALLDANRDAIAELIVAEHGKVHSDALGEVARGLEIVDLACGITTQLKGELSTQVSNRVDVASIRQPVGVVAGITPFNFPAMVPMWMFPIAIATGNTFILKPSEKDPSPSLKIAELLAEAGLPDGVFNVLHGDKVAVDRLLEHPDIAAISFVGSTPIARHIHTTASANGKRVQALGGAKNHMLVLPDADLDAAADAAVSAAYGSAGERCMAISAVVAVGAIGDELVEKIRERAEKIKIGPGNDPSSEMGPLITAVHRDKVASYVHGAAAEGCEVVLDGTGYTVEGFEDGHWIGLSLLDRVPTTAKAYQDEIFGPVLCVLRADTYEEGLALINASPFGNGTAIFTRDGGAARRFQLEVEAGMVGVNVPIPVPVGYHSFGGWKDSLFGDHHIYGNDGIHFYTRGKVVTTRWPDPSEGPSGVDLGFPRNH, from the coding sequence ATGACGAAGACCGTCAACCACTGGATCGGTGGCAAGAGCGTCGAGGGCACGTCGGGCAACTGGGGCCCGGTCACCGACCCGGCCACCGGCGCCGTGACCACGCAGGTCGCCCTCGCCTCGGTGGAGGAGGTGGACGCCGCCGTCGCCGCCGCGAAGGACGCCTTCGCGACCTGGGGCACCTCCTCGCTCGCCCAGCGCACCACGATCCTCTTCAAGTTCCGCGCGCTGCTCGACGCCAACCGCGACGCGATCGCCGAGCTGATCGTCGCCGAGCACGGCAAGGTCCACTCCGACGCCCTCGGCGAGGTCGCCCGCGGCCTGGAGATCGTCGACCTGGCCTGCGGCATCACGACCCAGCTCAAGGGCGAGCTGTCCACCCAGGTGTCGAACCGCGTGGACGTCGCCTCGATCCGCCAGCCCGTCGGCGTCGTCGCCGGCATCACGCCCTTCAACTTCCCGGCCATGGTGCCGATGTGGATGTTCCCGATCGCCATCGCGACCGGCAACACCTTCATCCTCAAGCCGAGCGAGAAGGACCCGTCGCCGTCCCTCAAGATCGCCGAGCTGCTCGCCGAGGCCGGCCTGCCGGACGGCGTCTTCAACGTCCTGCACGGTGACAAGGTCGCGGTCGACCGCCTCCTGGAGCACCCGGACATCGCCGCGATCTCCTTCGTCGGCTCCACCCCGATCGCCCGCCACATCCACACCACCGCCTCCGCCAACGGCAAGCGCGTGCAGGCCCTCGGCGGCGCCAAGAACCACATGCTGGTGCTGCCCGACGCCGACCTGGACGCGGCCGCCGACGCGGCGGTCTCGGCCGCGTACGGCTCCGCCGGCGAGCGCTGCATGGCGATCTCCGCCGTCGTCGCGGTCGGTGCGATCGGCGACGAGCTGGTCGAGAAGATCCGCGAGCGCGCCGAGAAGATCAAGATCGGCCCCGGCAACGACCCGAGCTCCGAGATGGGCCCGCTCATCACGGCCGTCCACCGCGACAAGGTCGCCTCCTACGTGCACGGCGCCGCGGCCGAGGGCTGCGAGGTCGTGCTGGACGGCACCGGCTACACCGTCGAGGGCTTCGAGGACGGCCACTGGATCGGCCTGTCCCTCCTGGACCGCGTGCCCACCACCGCCAAGGCCTACCAGGACGAGATCTTCGGCCCGGTCCTGTGCGTGCTGCGCGCCGACACCTACGAGGAGGGCCTGGCCCTCATCAACGCCTCGCCGTTCGGCAACGGCACCGCGATCTTCACCCGCGACGGCGGCGCCGCCCGCCGCTTCCAGCTGGAGGTCGAGGCCGGCATGGTCGGCGTCAACGTGCCGATCCCGGTGCCGGTGGGCTACCACTCCTTCGGTGGCTGGAAGGACTCGCTCTTCGGCGACCACCACATCTACGGCAACGACGGCATCCACTTCTACACCCGCGGCAAGGTCGTCACGACCCGCTGGCCGGACCCGTCCGAGGGCCCGTCGGGCGTCGACCTGGGCTTCCCGCGCAACCACTGA
- a CDS encoding DUF4291 domain-containing protein — protein MSVPPHHDDRPQQPPKHQIRALHTDTTVTVYQAYRPALGLPAARDGRFPAAWKRERMTWIKPSFLWMMYRCGWGLKADQETVLAVEITREGFEWALRHACLSHYVRGIHPDQATWQRELKRSPARVQWDPERSLRLGPLPYRSLQLGLAGEASRRYADEWTVGIRDVTPLAHEIHALVRDGDLERAGRLLPEERPYPVGNGLLGQLTY, from the coding sequence ATGTCCGTTCCACCGCACCACGACGACCGCCCGCAGCAGCCGCCGAAGCACCAGATCCGCGCGCTCCACACCGACACCACGGTGACCGTCTACCAGGCCTACCGCCCCGCCCTCGGTCTCCCGGCCGCCCGTGACGGGCGCTTCCCCGCCGCCTGGAAGCGCGAGCGGATGACCTGGATCAAGCCCTCGTTCCTGTGGATGATGTACCGCTGCGGCTGGGGCCTGAAGGCCGACCAGGAGACCGTCCTCGCCGTCGAGATCACCCGCGAGGGCTTCGAGTGGGCCCTGCGCCACGCGTGCCTCTCCCACTACGTGCGCGGCATCCACCCCGACCAGGCCACCTGGCAGCGCGAGCTGAAGCGCTCCCCGGCCCGCGTCCAGTGGGACCCCGAGCGCAGCCTGCGGCTCGGCCCGCTCCCGTACCGCTCCCTCCAGCTGGGCCTGGCGGGGGAGGCCTCCCGCCGTTACGCGGACGAGTGGACGGTCGGCATCCGTGACGTCACCCCGCTCGCCCACGAGATCCACGCGCTGGTCCGGGACGGGGACCTGGAGCGGGCCGGACGGCTGCTGCCCGAGGAGCGGCCGTACCCCGTGGGGAACGGGCTCCTCGGGCAGCTGACCTACTAG
- a CDS encoding S8 family peptidase: protein MKRTTPRVAPGASSRTARTARRVGALVPVLALAAGLQFAASPAAQGTPAGDLRLAPAATAVENGWIVVLKDGSTRAADLGVSPRYEYRSALKGFAAPMSRAKAAALAADPRVAYVEQDATVRVADTQTGATWGLDRIDQRDLPLSTTYTYDTKAANVTAYIIDTGIRTSHGEFGGRASVGTDTVGGGQNGQDCQGHGTHVAGTVGGATYGVAKGVKLVAVRVLDCNGSGTNAGVIAGVDWVTANAVKPAVANMSLGGGANTSLDDAVKRSIASGVTYAIAAGNGNFLGLPAKACNYSPARVPEAITVGATDSADKRASFSNYGTCVDLFAPGVSVTSAWKDNDGATNTISGTSMAAPHTAGVAALYLSANPAATPAQVSAALVANATSGKVQDPKTGSPNKLLYSRW from the coding sequence ATGAAGCGGACAACCCCCCGCGTCGCTCCCGGCGCCAGCTCCCGCACGGCCCGCACGGCCCGCCGCGTCGGCGCCCTCGTCCCCGTGCTCGCCCTCGCCGCCGGCCTCCAGTTCGCCGCCTCCCCCGCCGCGCAGGGCACGCCCGCCGGCGATCTGCGGCTCGCGCCCGCCGCCACCGCCGTCGAGAACGGCTGGATCGTCGTCCTCAAGGACGGCTCGACCCGTGCCGCCGACCTGGGCGTCTCGCCCCGCTACGAGTACCGCTCCGCGCTCAAGGGCTTCGCCGCCCCGATGTCCCGGGCGAAGGCCGCCGCGCTCGCGGCCGACCCGCGGGTCGCGTACGTCGAGCAGGACGCGACCGTCCGGGTGGCCGACACCCAGACCGGCGCGACCTGGGGGCTCGACCGGATCGACCAGCGGGACCTGCCGCTGTCGACGACCTACACGTACGACACGAAGGCCGCGAACGTCACCGCGTACATCATCGACACCGGGATCCGCACCTCGCACGGCGAGTTCGGCGGCCGGGCCTCGGTCGGCACGGACACGGTCGGCGGCGGGCAGAACGGCCAGGACTGCCAGGGGCACGGCACGCACGTGGCCGGCACCGTCGGCGGCGCCACCTACGGCGTGGCCAAGGGCGTGAAGCTGGTGGCCGTCCGGGTCCTGGACTGCAACGGCTCGGGCACCAACGCCGGGGTCATCGCGGGCGTCGACTGGGTGACGGCGAACGCGGTCAAGCCGGCCGTCGCCAACATGAGCCTGGGCGGCGGGGCGAACACCTCGCTCGACGACGCCGTGAAGCGCTCGATCGCCTCGGGCGTCACGTACGCGATCGCCGCGGGCAACGGCAACTTCCTCGGCCTCCCGGCGAAGGCCTGCAACTACTCCCCGGCCCGCGTCCCCGAGGCGATCACGGTCGGCGCGACGGACTCCGCCGACAAGCGGGCCTCGTTCTCCAACTACGGCACCTGCGTGGACCTGTTCGCCCCGGGCGTCTCGGTCACCTCGGCGTGGAAGGACAACGACGGGGCGACCAACACGATCTCCGGCACCTCGATGGCCGCCCCGCACACCGCGGGCGTCGCGGCGCTCTACCTGTCGGCCAACCCGGCGGCCACCCCGGCGCAGGTGTCGGCCGCCCTGGTGGCCAACGCGACCAGCGGCAAGGTCCAGGACCCGAAGACGGGCTCCCCGAACAAGCTCCTGTACTCGCGCTGGTAG
- a CDS encoding GNAT family N-acetyltransferase, with protein sequence MEIRRATTVAELMAAEHLYDGPPREEWAEAFLGAPGHLMLLAYAPDGTPAGFVSGIEMRHPDKGVELCLYELSVAEPHRRRGVGRALTTALAAEARERGCYGMWVGVDTDNEAALRTYGSAGAADEGVFAMRGWGFGTD encoded by the coding sequence ATGGAGATCCGGCGGGCGACGACGGTGGCGGAGCTCATGGCGGCGGAGCACCTGTACGACGGGCCGCCGCGGGAGGAGTGGGCGGAGGCGTTCCTCGGCGCGCCCGGCCATCTGATGCTCCTCGCGTACGCCCCGGACGGCACCCCCGCCGGCTTCGTGTCGGGGATCGAGATGCGCCACCCCGACAAGGGCGTGGAGCTGTGCCTGTACGAGCTGTCCGTGGCCGAGCCGCACCGGCGGCGGGGCGTGGGGCGGGCGCTCACGACCGCGCTGGCCGCGGAGGCGCGGGAGCGGGGCTGTTACGGGATGTGGGTGGGGGTCGACACCGACAACGAGGCGGCGCTGCGGACGTACGGGTCGGCGGGGGCGGCGGACGAAGGGGTGTTCGCGATGCGGGGATGGGGGTTCGGCACGGACTGA